From Ananas comosus cultivar F153 linkage group 2, ASM154086v1, whole genome shotgun sequence:
TGGCATACACATTTGGTGCAAAAGCCCAGTTCTTGCGAAATTCTCTTCCACAGAAGTCTAAGAGGTGAGTCTGCATCTTTATCATTGAAGTAATTATGGAAAGTTTCCAAAAGAGGTCCCATCAAATCAGAACATCCACACCAGATGTGGTTTTCCTCAGGTAAATTAACCAAGAAATCAAATGAATCTGAAAACCTGCAGTAAATTGATCAGAAGTCAAATGAGATTATAAAACATGAAATACTATTAAAtagaattatttgtaaataCTGCAAAGAACAGTACATATGTTTAACAATTATCAATCTGTTCAATATGTAGAGAGTTGTTCCAGGTGTGAAAAAGAATTCGCTACatgtaaatatattcttttctaaagaaaaacaacaaaaaggaTAATAACTCCGtacctaaaaaaataaaagcaaaaaaaaacagCTCTTGGGATTCTCGAACACACTCTACTTCACGGATGAAGATTTCATGTGCCTTCTAAGAAGGTAAATGCAGCAGCTGAGTACTACTATACATATCACATAGACCACATAATCAACTCACCCTTCGTCCCACTCCAGGTGGGGCTGGACCGGCTGGTTATATGAATCATAAAAGAGACTAACTGGTGTAAATCCTCCACCACGGAGGCAATTATAGAACAAATTTCCTAATATATTCTACACatgaagaaattttaaaaaaaatgtctaGCCTGAGTTATGAACTAAGGAATCAAAGTTAAAAGCATAATGAAAACGATTGGCATCCCAAGAAATATGATCtgttgttaaatatatataaaaagtgaaaagaacTTAAAGATATAAGCATCCTGTTACCCTGagttataaaagaaagaaaaggacaaTGAAGATTACTATAAATCATGTAAGAAGCGCAAAAATGCATAATGCGAAACTCTAATATGCACAACTACCAGCAAACTAAAATATATCCAAGAATGACAATATGTCATAATTATAtccaagaaaataaaaggaacTGCCATATTAGAACAGACAGAATAAAAGAAAGcgcaagaagaagaaaagtatCTAGAACCAATATTATGATTTAGCCCCTAAGCTTTTCGTTGAACACTGCAGGTCCTGAACTTTCATGTCTCGCAATTCCATACCGAATCATCAAAAAGTTTCCAACTTTTCTTCCAAGTGATAAATTTACCCCTTGTTGCGTCAGATGAGAAAAAGGTTTACATCATTGAAGAAGTTCAAAAACTAAAATGTTTAAGAAAAAAGATCCAGGACCAGGTTGCAATATGATTAAAGAACAAGGACTGCCCATGCATTTTACCCTGATTGATGCTATTGGATTAAGCCGAAATATTTGCAGATTAGAACAAACGGAGCAAAAGAAAGCGCAAGACGATGGAGAGCAACAAGAAGTAATTGATTGGGCAGTGTATGGATACTCCCCACATTATCTCGGTATTGCAACTTGACGAGAGCTTTTCACTTAAACTTCGGACCCTGAACTTTTGTCCCTaaccatcaaaaaaaaaatcttttttttatgaaattccAAATTTACGCCTTCTTGTGTAAGGTGACTTCCTTGTTTTGGAAGAAAGATCATACCTTTGATACAGTTCAAGAACAGTTTAAGGACAAAGAACATGGACTGAGTTACAACATCGGTAAAGAACAAGTaatatccatacattttaccctaaTTAATGTGATACGAAAGAACTAGGGGGAAAGAATAATCGAATCGAATCGAACCACTCGTCCTTTGTGTGGACGATGCGGCGCTGCTTCGAAGGGGAGGGATCGTCGTCTTCGAGCTCTTCTTGGATCCCTCGCCACCGATCCAAGAGCTCTCGCCTCGTCCACACCGACGCCCTTTTCGCCATTGGAGAACCTCCGATCGCGGCCGGGAGAATGCGATCGCGAGAGCGCGTTAGGGTTTTCTCCGACCCTCCTCGCCCTCGGCGCCCGtcgagagagatgagagaaggagagaggtaGGAGAAATAAAGCGAAGGGAACGGCGCTACGGTGGGGTGTGAAAAGACGGATTTGCCCCTTCCAGTAGCGGGGGCGGGGGAGTGGGGCCACTTTGTACGAAAGGGCGGGGGGAGAACCCTGGGTGACGAAATTACTAAAATGCCCTTCTTGGACCTTTCGAACCGTTGGTTTCGAACCGTTGGTTCACTTGGTTTGAAAATGTTGGCCGTCGCTTGGTTTTCCTTctgggttaaaaaaaaaaaaaaaaaaaaaaaaggaaaatgactaTCACAGTAGTGCTGAGACAAaacgaaattaaaaaaataacaaaaatgctaaattttgaattaaattataatatttggaATTACATCATAGGAAACTAAACAAAATTTACATTGGAAACATTCTAGTTGCTCACTTCTAAGTGAGCTTAGATGGGACCGACGTAATCATTTttcaaattatgaaatttgaaggCAACAAAATCAGCAATTTAGATTCAGTGGAAATACATTTGTTATCTTTTTAACTTTTGCGTGAggaattttaatctaaaattaaaaaaatgaaagttgaattttttattattattattattattattattattgctcatGATGCATTTGTGTATGATCCTTTTAGCAAGGCACTAAGTTTTGGTTTGATGGTAGCTCATTATTTTCTCACTTCCTCTCCatgcaaatatatttatttatgtctAGATCTCATCAAATACTGCTTTTATACTCACAGGCCCTATTTGGTTGGGGGGATAAGCCGGGATAatgaaagttatccccgctattccgccaaacgggatgaaatttagtcggaatattttatcccggtcaaatcttgctattcccggttatcccgaAATAGCaggggatttgctattccaccattttagtGAAATAGCACTATTTcaatacttaatttcaaacttaattaaaattataaattaaattaaaactaaattatataaatataatatgttatatattataatacattatttttattataaaactattaattgtactatattaataattattatttatatttaaatattataataaattatttttattaaatttaagtttaagtaNtcttaacaacttttaaatcctaataatttatccatataatttcatataaaggcagttaagattatatgaaattatatagataaattattaggatttaaaggttgttaagattatatgtaatttgttaaaatttttatgtggttgttaggattatatatggaatatataaaataacaGTAAATAAGTTATGGGAGAaaacagtgaatgattcaccgtttttaaaagaaatgggagaacgcggtgaacgattcaccgtctttaaaagaaataagagaacgcggtgaacgatttactgcctttaaaagaaattctgACGTGGCGCCGACGTGACGAaaagagggttagttttacaaataaaattttaagtgggatatttcacaaattttaaaattttagagggttgttttataaaaaaaatccgtTGGCTGTCGCTTGGTTTTCCTTctgggttaaaaaaaaaaaaaaagaagaggaaaatgaCTATCACAGTAGTGCTGAGACAAAacgaaatttttaaaaaaataacaaaaatgctaaattttgaattaaattataatatttggaATTACATCATAGGAAACTAAACAAAATTTACATTGGAAACATTTTAGTTGCTCACTTCTAAGTGAGCTTAGATGGGACCGACGTAATCATTTttcaaattatgaaatttgaaggCAACAAAATCAGCAATTTAGATTCAGTGGAAATACATTTGTTACCTTTTTAACTTTTGTGTGAggaattttaatctaaaatcaaaaaaatgaaagttgaatttattattattattattattattgctcatGATGCATTTGTGTATGATCCTTTTAGTAAGGCACTAAGTTTTGGTTTGATGGTAGCTCATTATTTTCTCACTTCCTCTCCatgcaaatatatttatttatgtctAGATCTCATCAAATACTGCTTTTATACTCATAGGCTCCGTTTAGTTGGGGGATAAGccgggataacgaaagttatacccgctattccgccaaacgggatgaaatttggtcgggatattttattccagtcaaaccttgctatttccGGTTATCCcagaatagcaagggatttgctattccaccattttagtggaatagcactattccaatacttaatttcaaacttaattaaaattataaattgaattaaaactaaattatataaatataatatgttatatattataatacattatttttattataaaattattaattgtactatattaataattattatttatatttaaatattataataaaatttatagtaaattatatttaaatattataataaattatttttattaaatttaagtttaagtagaattttaaaaaaatttataaatttattataataaactgtttttattaattgttcccacccctattcttatttttaaaattaaaaaattaaaaaattaaaattttaaaatttataatttataatctcaaaattaaagtttataacttaaaatttaaattcaatgatttttaaaatttatgaattctcatAAATTCATtgatttcaatattttttttctaaaccgAAAGATTGTTTCTCGAAACGAATTTTCTTGTACTTGAAGCTCACGATCTCTATTTCATGTTTTTTACATGaattatattttacaatattGCAGCTCCTCTTTCAATGCATAATATCGTTCATTAAATTATTCACTTTAGGAATACATCCCCAATATTTTTCATCATAGTTGACACTCActtgcaaaaaataaatacgCAAGTacatttaaaacaaaaatattttaatattttaaatatttttgtaactGAAAATACTATTACGTGCTTATTAAATTCTTTCAGTATTTACTGAAAAATATTGTGCTGTTTGTTAGGTTTGATTTATTTGACTCGCTAAATTTCACTTTGAAAGTTTAggacaaacaaataaaaaattaaaaaaggccaacaaaagaaaaaagaccaaaaaaagggaaaaaaaaaaatcacgtgAGTTCCACGTGATTCACGGGGCTTTTCTGAATTTAGCACAAAGTGCCATGGGCAATTACGTCATTTAGAGTACAACGCTACGCGCGGATATAAAGGGCGAGAGCTCGAGAGTTGTTAGGGTTTTTTcgccgtcgtcctcctcctccgtcctcGCCTTAGGGTCTTTGCGAGAGCGAGCGAtcgccagagagagagagagagagagagNttaaaattttaaaatttataatttataatctcaaaattaaagtttataactttaaatttaaattcaatgatttttaaaatttatgaattctcatAAATTCATtgatttcaatattttttttctaaaccgAAAGATTGTTTCTCGAAACGAATTTTCTTGTACTTGAAGCTCACATTctctatttcatattttttacatgaattatattttacaatattCCAACTTCTCTTCCGGTGCATAATATCGTTCATTAAATTATTCACTTTAGGAATACATCCCCAATATTTTTCATCATAGTTGACACTCActtgcaaaaaataaatacgCAAGTacatttaaaacaaaaatattttaatattttaaatatttttgtaactGAAAATACTATTACGTGCTTATTAAATTCTTTCAGTATTTACTGAAAAATATTGTGCTGTTTGTTAGGTTTGATTTATTTGACTCGCTAAATTTCACTTTGAAAGTTTAggacaaacaaataaaaaattaaaaaaggccaacaaaagaaaaaagaccaaaaaaagggaaaaaaaaaaatcacgtgAGTTCCACGTGATTCACGGGGCTTTTCTGAATTTAGCACAAAGTGCCATGGGCAATTACGTCATTTAGAGTACAACGCTACGCGCGGATATAAAGGGCGAGAGCTCGAGAGTTGTTAGGGTTTTTTcgccgtcgtcctcctcctccgtcctcGCCTTAGGGTCTTTGCGAGAGCGAGCGAtcgccagagagagagagagagagagagagggtttcgCCATGGGCGTGTTCACGTTCGTTTGCAGGAGCTCCGGGGGCGAGTGGAGCGCGAAGCAGCTCTCCGGCGACCTCGAGGCCTCCGCCGCCACCCCCTACGAGCTCCAGCGCCGCCTCGTccaagccgccgccgccgcagactCCTCCGGCGGCGTCCAATCATCCTTCTCCCTCGTcaccccctcctccgccgtgtTCCAGGTATAATCGACTCCGTAGCGTACATCTCTCTCTATTCGTTCACCGATCCGATCTAGGGTTAGATCCGTGTAGTTCTTTGATGTagatttgggtttttttttttttgtttttagtttacTTTCATATTGCGGGGGATTGATGGTTAAGAATGCACCAGAATATACACAATTCCTCTTTTATGTCCGCTAGCGTGAAGCATGCTTTTTTACTGAACTTGCAAGATACAAACTTCTTAGGGGCAACTGCATGTTGTTCTTGGTGATgtgattgatttttttatttttttccaatcaTGTTATGTTTAGTGAACTTGTTTGTGTAGTTGTTCTTATTTTGCAGCATTTAAATGTTGCTATTGGTGCTCCTAATAGtcctatatttcaaatttcgaggTTGTTTGATGCAATTCGACAAGTTATTGCTTGAATCCGGGAACTTGGGGGGTACATTACCAATTAATGTGGCTGGATCAAGGCATGATCTTTTTCCAGCATAGTTATATTCCAGTAGCAAATTTTTTATAGACCTTactattattttgtttgattgtgtattttACTTGATCTGTTAAACTTCTGTATGAATGAGGGGGACACTTTGGGTACATTACCGAGTAATGTGTTCGGTAAATTCCTTTAGAATTGGAACAGTCGACTTTAGTTGCATTCTCTAATGATACCATATTTTTCTTCTGTTATATTTACAGTGTAATTTTAAATGGTCAATGAAATACCATCTAGCTGCCTACCTTTTAAGTTTTGCTTATTTAGTTAGATTGAGCTTGCTGTGTGTGTGTtagcttttattattttggcGAGAAGGGAAATTGATTATGTTCTCCAATCAGCACATTTCTTCGAAGGTTCTATGCTTAAGTAACCAAGCAAAATATGCAAAGATTACTCATACCGCTGCGAAGTTAGTGTTTGTGTTTGCACCTTGATGGGGCATGCGCGCAAATAATCAAGGCTTGCAAGCATATGCATGCAAATGCCAACATTGCAGTGGTATTTGTGCAATTTGTTTATCTGCAGGAGTCTATATATTATTGGCAAAGAGACCCTGTTtcttttgatgttttttttttttttttttttttttttacttccttTCCTGAACAGAGAAGGTGTAGTTGAATGTGTTAGGGTGTTTTATTGCCCAAGGATGATCTTCTCATCTGAGCCTTGAATTCATTTTGCAGGTCGTAATTGGCGGAGGCGGTGGTGGGGCATTTATCGGGGGCGGTGCTGCCTCGGCCGGCGGCGCAGCCACCGCAGGTGGTGGAGCAGCAGCTCCCGAAGCGCCTCCCGctgaggagaagaaggaagagaaagaagagagcgACGAGGATATGGGCTTCTCTCTCTTCGACTAGACACACTGAAGGACCTCGCCCCTCAAGTCAAGCAGTTTTTGAGTTGCTTTTCTTTATGTTTATGAACTTAAGTGAGATGGAATCTTTTACGCAGGCATGCAGTTCTTCCTAAGAACAATTCGAGTGAAATATCCTGTTTATTTTTGTAGTTTGATTGGGCACTTGTACTCTGGTTATATATTATTCTCTATTATATGTCTTTTCTTTTAATACCTCGACGCAGTCTTGCTTCTTTTTACTGAATACCTCCTTATTCATAGAACTTGCTTTGGACACCTCATACATGCTACATTTTATATGTTGTCTAAATGTGCCTGTTTGATGCTCTTAAGAGGATCCCAAAAATTTTTAAGTGCTTAAGAGCTTTCCTATTATGTTTTAAAATGGCGGTTGAAACTATTACTGGAGAAGCAAGAGGATGTACAGCGTGTGCGAATGTTTTTCTGTTGGTTATTGATTTCTACCACTATTTCAAAGTATCAAGGAGTAAGAAAGGAACAGTAAAACActtgcaaatttttttattcatcttCTAAATCATTACTCTCgtcaattttttgttttaggttttgatcttcattttttttagctcagaagggtatttttgattttgatggTGATTTGGATGATGAAGGTCGAAGTAAGATATGAGATGAATGATTCATAGAGTGCAGCAAACAAGAGCACTGAAGTGCGATCAATTTAAGAAGGATGGAACAAACTCTAGAGATGGATTGTTAGAATTGAATCTATTAAGATGAAAGTGAACACCGGATTTATAATTAACcatcaaaaacccaaaaaaatacAACTAAAATGTTATTACAGTTTACCACGTAGCAATTCTCAATCCGCAAAGGCATTGAGTCACAAATAATTTGAGTTTGATGAACTGAAAACACACAAGAAGGTCGAAGGAAAAGTATATGCATTAGATCAAGaacctttaaaatttaaataatctaaaataaaaagttttacgTTAATGGGTCATCAAAGCCCGAGTGCGAGTGGATCGGGCCTATTCTAACGGAAAAATTAACACTGTTGGGCCGTGCCCGAATTGCCAAAACCCGGACCGGGCTCGCCAGAGATGGACGGTTGAGATTTGCCGCCATAGAGTCGGTGTAACACATTGTGGTTTGTATAGATTAACGGCTGTGATTCGAGCTTGGAACTGCCTTAAAAATCACCAAAGGTAGATAATTCGtgtatatttatttgtttactaaTAAGTCGATGCGTCCGATCCATTTCCTTCGACTCTCTCTCATCCGATCAATTATCGGGCCTCTCTCCAAAACCCTAGCGAAGGAAAAggtgcctctctctctctctctctctctctctctcttcccgaTTGGAAACCCTAGTTTCTGAGTTCGATCTCGCGTCTCTATTTGCAACCCTAGTTTTTCCCTTCTCTAGGGATTGAATTCGATTTCCTGAAAATTTtcgagggttagggtttctggCGATGGACCTGGACGCGGAGATCGCGAAGGCGCAGGAGGAGcggaagaagatggaggaggtGACCTTCACCTCCCTCACCTTCGACGCCGACCTCTACGGCGGCGCCGGCTCCGACCGTTTCGAGGGCTACGAGCGCTCCATCGCCGTCACCGAGGAagacgacgacgccgccgccgacgacggcTCCGGCGGCCGCGACCTCGCCCGCCGCATGGCCTCCTTCACCGGCCCCAAGTCCCTCCACGACGTCCCCCGCGgagccggcgccggcgccgacgccgacgccgaggACGACTCTGGGTTCAAAAAGCCGCAGCGGATCATCGACCGCGAGGACGACTACCGCAGGCGCCGGCTCCAGCGGATCATCTCCCCGGACCGCAACGACCCCTTCGCCTCCGGCGAGGCGACGCCGGACCCCTCCGTGCGGACCTACGCCGACGTCATGCGCGAGCAGGCCCTGCAGCGCCAGAAGGAGGAGGTGTTGAGGGAGATCGctaagaagaaggaggaggagaaggagaaggccAAGGCTGCCCCCGCTGCCGCTGAACCGGCCCCCGCTGCTGCGCAGAAGAGGCGGAACCGGTGGGACCAGTCTCAGGATTCGGCGGCTGAATCCACCGGTGCGAAGAAGGCGAAAACAAGCTCGGATTGGGACGCACCGGATGCGACCCCCGGTATAGGCCGGTGGGACGCAACTCCTACTCCCGGAAGGGTTTCTGATGCAACCCCCTCTGTCAGAAGAAACAGGTGGGATGAAACCCCGACGCCTGGTCGATTGGCTGATGCCGACGCCACGCCTGCTGGCGCAGGCGCGACGCCCGCTGGGATGACCTGGGATGCTACCCCAAAGCTCTCCGGCCTCGCGACGCCCACCCCGAAACGCCAGAGATCGCGGTGGGATGAGACTCCCGCCACCATGGGAAGTGCCACCccgtccgccgccgccgcaacgCCTGCGGCTGCTGCGTTCACTCCTGGTGTAACCCCTATTGGCGGGGTTGATCTCGCCACTCCAACACCTAATGCGATCAACCTCCGGGGCCCGATGACTCCAGAGCAATACAACCTTCTTCGGTGGGAGCGGGATATTGAGGAGCGGAACCGCCCGCTTACGGACGAAGAGCTCGACGCCATGTTCCCGCAGGAAGGATACAAAATTCTCGATCCCCCTGCGTCTTATGTTCCTATTAGAACCCCGGCTCGGAAGCTACTGGCCACTCCTACCCCTATGGGCACACCTCTTTATTCTATACCCGAAGAGAACCGTGGGCAGCAGTTTGATGTTCCGAAGGAGGCCCCAGGCGGGCTGCCGTTCATGAAGCCGGAGGATTACCAGTACTTTGGGTCGTTACTgaacgaggaggaggaggagcagctCTCGCCGGAGGAGCAGAAGGAGAGGAAGATCATGAAGCTTTTGCTAAAGGTTAAGAACGGGACTCCGCCACAGAGGAAGACCGCTCTGAGGCAGTTAACGGACAAGGCCCGCGAATTTGGTGCCGGCCCGCTATTCAACAAGATTCTCCCTTTGCTCATGCAGCCAACTCTCGAGGACCAAGAGCGCCACCTTCTTGTTAAGGTCATTGATAGAGTGCTTTATAAGCTCGATGAGCTTGTAAGGCCATTCGTGCATAAGATCCTTGTGGTCATCGAGCCCCTTCTGATTGATGAAGATTACTATGCTCGCGTGGAAGGCCGGGAGATCATCTCTAATCTTAGCAAAGCAGCTGGTCTTGCCACGATGATTGCTGCGATGAGGCCGGATATTGATAACATTGATGAGTACGTGAGGAACACTACTGCAAGGGCTTTTAGTGTGGTGGCTTCTGCTCTGGGTATTCCCGCACTTTTACCCTTTCTGAAAGCCGTTTGTCAGAGTAAGAAGTCCTGGCAAGCACGGCACACAGGTATTAAGATTGTCCAGCAGATTGCTATCCTTATGGGATGTGCTGTACTTCCTCATCTAAGGTCTCTTGTCGAGATTATAGAACATGGTTTAAGTGATGAGAATCAGAAGGTAAGAACCATTACTGCCCTCTCTCTTGCTGCGCTGGCTGAAGCTGCTGCGCCTTATGGGATCGAGAGCTTTGATTCGGTGCTGAAGCCTCTTTGG
This genomic window contains:
- the LOC109723617 gene encoding 60S acidic ribosomal protein P3-like — its product is MGVFTFVCRSSGGEWSAKQLSGDLEASAATPYELQRRLVQAAAAADSSGGVQSSFSLVTPSSAVFQVVIGGGGGGAFIGGGAASAGGAATAGGGAAAPEAPPAEEKKEEKEESDEDMGFSLFD
- the LOC109706585 gene encoding splicing factor 3B subunit 1, translating into MDLDAEIAKAQEERKKMEEVTFTSLTFDADLYGGAGSDRFEGYERSIAVTEEDDDAAADDGSGGRDLARRMASFTGPKSLHDVPRGAGAGADADAEDDSGFKKPQRIIDREDDYRRRRLQRIISPDRNDPFASGEATPDPSVRTYADVMREQALQRQKEEVLREIAKKKEEEKEKAKAAPAAAEPAPAAAQKRRNRWDQSQDSAAESTGAKKAKTSSDWDAPDATPGIGRWDATPTPGRVSDATPSVRRNRWDETPTPGRLADADATPAGAGATPAGMTWDATPKLSGLATPTPKRQRSRWDETPATMGSATPSAAAATPAAAAFTPGVTPIGGVDLATPTPNAINLRGPMTPEQYNLLRWERDIEERNRPLTDEELDAMFPQEGYKILDPPASYVPIRTPARKLLATPTPMGTPLYSIPEENRGQQFDVPKEAPGGLPFMKPEDYQYFGSLLNEEEEEQLSPEEQKERKIMKLLLKVKNGTPPQRKTALRQLTDKAREFGAGPLFNKILPLLMQPTLEDQERHLLVKVIDRVLYKLDELVRPFVHKILVVIEPLLIDEDYYARVEGREIISNLSKAAGLATMIAAMRPDIDNIDEYVRNTTARAFSVVASALGIPALLPFLKAVCQSKKSWQARHTGIKIVQQIAILMGCAVLPHLRSLVEIIEHGLSDENQKVRTITALSLAALAEAAAPYGIESFDSVLKPLWKGIRSHRGKVLAAFLKAIGFIIPLMDAVYASYYTKEVMVILIREFQSPDEEMKKIVLKVVKQCVSTEGVEPDYIRNDILPEFFKHFWIRKMALDRRNYRQLVDTTVEIANKVGVADIVGRIVEDLKDESEPYRRMVMETIEKVVANLGASDIDSRLEELLIDGILYAFQEQTSDDANVMLNGFGAVVNALGQRVKPYLPQICGTIKWRLNNKSAKVRQQAADLISRIAIVMKQCQEEQLMGHLGVVLYEYLGEEYPEVLGSILGALKAIVNVIGMTKMTPPIKDLLPRLTPILKNRHEKVQENCIDLVGRIADRGAEFVPAREWMRICFELLEMLKAHKKGIRRATVNTFGYIAKAIGPQDVLATLLNNLKVQERQNRVCTTVAIAIVAETCSPFTVLPALMNEYRVPELNVQNGVLKSLSFLFEYIGEMGKDYIYAVTPLLEDALMDRDLVHRQTAASAVKHMALGVAGLGCEDALVHLLNYVWPNIFETSPHVINAVMEAIEGMRVALGAAVILNYCLQGLFHPARKVREVYWKIYNSLYIGGQDALVAAYPALEDDDSNIYSRPELMMFI